One Thermithiobacillus tepidarius DSM 3134 genomic window, ATCGGCGGCGATGTCCACGTACTCGTCCAAAGCCAGCGGCCGGTAATCGCCGCGCCGCCACTCCCGGGCCAGCTGCGTGCCCCGGACCACGTGCAGCGGGTGCAGCTTGAGGCCGTCCACGCCGAGCTCCAGCACGATATCCAGGCTGCGCCGGCAGTGCGCCGCCGTCTCGCCCGGCAGGCCGGCGATGAGGTGGGTGCAGACCGGAATGCCGCGCGCGCGGGCGGCGCGGACCGCCTGCCGGTACTCGGCCAGGCCGTGGCCGCGCCGCACCCGCGCCAGGGTCTCGTCGCAGGCCGACTGCAAGCCCAGCTCCAGCCAGACCTCCAGCCCGCCGCGGCGGTAGTCGGCCAGGAGATCCAGCACCGTGTCGGGCACGCAGTCCGGGCGCGTGCCGACGGCCAGGCCGATGACGTCCGGCTCCGCCAGCGCCTGGTCGTAGAGCGCGGCCAGCACCTCGCGCGCGGCATAGGTGTTGGTGTAGGCCTGGAAGTAGGCCAGGAAGAGCCGCGCCTTGCTGAGCCCGCCGATCACCCGCCGACCGTCGGCGAGCTGCGCCGCGATGACCGCCGGCCGGCGCCCGGCCGGATTGAAGGAGGCGTTGTTGCAGAAGGTGCAGCCGCCGTGCCCCTTGCTGCCATCCCGATTCGGGCAGGTGAAGCCGGCGTGAAGAGCCAGCTTGTGCACGCGCTCGCCGTAGCGTTGCAGCATTGCTTGCCCGAAGGTGTTCACGTAGTCGGATAGCGCCATGGGCCCCCCGCCTGGTTGACGAAGCCTCAACTTAGCCCGGCCGGCGGACCGAAACCTTGACGCGCGTCAACGATTCACGCATTCGCCTGCAGCAGATGCGCCAGCAGCTCGCCCACCGGACGGATCTCCGCGCCGAAGGGCAGGCGCCCCGCCCCCCGGAAGAAGAGCCCCTTGTCCACCTCGCCGCGCAGCGCGGCAGCCAGCTGGGCATCGATGCAGAACTGCCCCGCCCGCGCATTGCCGTCGCGCAGGCCGCAGTGGCTCAGGCAATCCAGCGCGATGGCGCAGCGCCGCCGGTCGGCCTGGGCGCAGGCCTGCAGCCGGCTTTCGCGCTTGAGATAATTTTTCAGCCAGGGCGTAAGCACCGCGCGGGCCGGCAGCCCCGCCACGCTCATGAAGGTGACGATGTCCTCCGGCCCGGCCTCGGCCAGGACGCGCTTGAAGTTGGGATGGGCGTCACCCTCCGCGGTCACGGCGAAGGGCGTGCCGATCTGCACGGCGCTGGCGCCCAGCGCAAGCAGTTCGCGGATCTGCGCGTGGCTGTGAATGCCGCCGGCCGGGATCAGGGGCACGGACTCGCGCTCGATGCCGAGTTCCCGGAACACCGCGAACACCCCTTCCAGCACCGTGGGAAAGTCGAAGCGCGGGTCCTGGATGTCCTCCGCCTTGGGCGCGCCCAGATGCCCGCCGGCGTAGCGGGGGTGCTCGAGGACGATGGCGTCTGGCAGGCGCTGCTTGCGCATCCACTTCTTCAGGACCAGGGCCGCGCCGCGCGCATCCGAGAGAATCGGAATGAGCGCCACTGCGGGAAAATCGGCGGTCAGCTCGGGCAGGTCCAGCGGCAGGCCCGCGCCCATGACGATGGCCTGGGCGCCGCTGGCGCAGGCCTGGCGCACGTAGTCCGCGTGGGCGCTGACCGCCTTCATGACGTTCACCGCCACCAGCCCCTCCCCCGCGGCCAGCTGCAGGGCGGCGCGCACTTCGCGGTCGAGGGCGAGCAGATTGATGCGTTCCAGCTCGTCCTTGTCGCGGCAGCGGCGGGTCTGCGCCAACAGGTCGGCATGGTGATGGCGCAGGTCGATGCTGGCGATGGTGCCCACCGCCCCATGGCTCGCCACCGTGCCAGCCAGGCGGTGCGCCGACACGCCGACCCCCATGCCGCCCTGAACGACGGGCAACAGCCGTTTTTCCCTGATGCGCAGCAACGGCAGATCGGTATTCAGCATGCCAGTCCTCCGGACTCCTCCGTCTTCACAAGACGCTTTTCAACAGGATGTAGCTGGCCACGAAGACCAGAAACACGGCGAATCCGCGCTTCAGGACCTCGGCGGGCAGATGGCGGCACAGCCAGGCGCCGGCGAAGCTGCCGGCGATGGCCACGCCGGTGAACAGGGCCATCAGCAGGAAGTCGATCTCCACCGCCCCCAGGTAGCCGATGAAGCCCGCGTAGGACTTGGCCGCCACCACCGCCAGCGAGGTGCCCACCGCCTCCTTCATGGGAATGCCCGAGAGCAGCACCAGGGCGGGCACGATCAGGAAGCCGCCACCCACGCCCACCAGGCCGGTCAGCAGGCCCACGGCCAGGCCGTGCAGGGCGATGCGGCCCTGGCGCGGCGCCGGAGCGTCCGCCGCGGGCGCGCCGGCGGGCGCCGGCTTCGGCCGCAGCATCTTGTAGGCGGCCAGGTACATCACCAGCGCGAAGAGGGCGAGCTGCACGCTCGCCGGCACCCGCACGCCCAGACGGGCGCCGGCGTAGGTGCCGATCACGCCCCACAGACCGAAGACGGCGGCCACCGGCAGCTTCACGTTGCCGCGGCGCCAATGGTCGACGGCGGAGATGCTGGCGGTGACGGCGACGATGCCGAGGCTCATGGCGATGGCAGGCTTGGCGCCGACGTGCAGCAGGTAGAGCAGCGCGGGGACGGCGATGATCGAGCCGCCGCTGCCGAAGAGGCCCAGCAGGATGCCGGTGGCGATGCCCGCCAGGACGACCAAGGGACTCATGACGCATCTCCCCGAAACCGGCGGCCGCCGGACTGTGGAAGTCCTGTCCGGATACTGGCCCGGACAGGACGGACGGCTTGCTCAGCGGGACAGCGCGGGCCGCTTGGTGCGCACGATCTGGTAGGGGCGCCGCAGGTAGGCGAGCGGCACGCTCCAGACGTGCACCAGGCGGGTGAAGGGGAAGAGCAGGAACACCGTCATGCCGAAGAAGAGATGGACCTTGAAGATGGTGTCCACCCCGGCGATGAGCGACGGCTGTGGCTGGAAGGTGACGATGCTCTGCGCCCATTCCGCCAAGGCGATCATCACACCCGGATTGCCGTGCTGGGCATGGCCCAGGGACACGGGGATGGTGGACAGGCCGAGCAGGAGCGTGACCAGGATCCAGCTCAGGATCAGCTTGTCGGAGAAGCGGCTGGCCGACGAGATGCGCGGGTTGAACATGCGCCGGAGCCAGAGCATGACGCCGCCGATCAGGCACATGGTCCCGAAGATGGAACCCGCCGCGATGGCGATGTACTGGTGGGTCATGTCGGACACGCCGAGGCTCAGGAAAAAGGCGTGCGGGGTCAGCAGGCCGACGAGATGGCCGAAGAAGATGGAGATGATGCCCACGTGGAAGAGATTGCTGGCCAGGCGCATGTGCTTTCTGGACAGCAGCTGGCTGGAGTCGCTCTTCCAGGTGTACTGCTCGTGGTCGAAGCGCACCCAACTGCCGATCAGGAAAATGGTCCCCGCCAGGTAGGGGTAGACGCCGTAGAGGAAATTGTGCAGGTTCATGGTCGACTCCTTAAGCGGCCTGGCTGACCAGACGGCCGCGATGTTCAATCAGACGGACGAGCGGCGCGTAGGGGCTGTGCGCCTTTTCCAGGTTGGCGGCCAGCACGTTCAGCACCTTGGCCGCATCCGCCAGGAAGAAGCGCCCCTCCGTTTCCTCCAGGGTGGAGGCGTACTCCAGGAGCAGCGGCAGGTAGTCCGGCAGCTCGCCCTCGACCGCCTCCAGCTCGTAGCTCTTGTAGTGCTCGGCAATGTCCACCATGGCCGGCCCGCGCTCGCGGTCCTCGTCGCCGAAGAGATGATGGGTCAGGTGCAGGCTGTGCTCCGGCGTCAGGTCGAAGGTCTGCACGTAATGGCCCTCCAGCGCGTAGGGGTCGGCCGCCCGCATCCAGTGCAGGAAGTCCAGCAGCGTGTCCCGCTCCGCCTCGTCGAGGCCCGGATCGGCCTCGATCCGGGCGGCGATTTCCGGCAGGTGCTCGCGCAGGGCCTGGTCCGGGTAGTCCAGCAGTCGTGACAGGATTCTGTAGATCAGCATGGGTATCTCCTTTAGCCCTTGATCTTGGCGCGCGGCACGAAGTGCAGCGGCTCCACCGTTTCCTTGCGCCGGTCGGGGAAGAGCGAGAAGCCGCTGCGGCCGGCCGAGCTGTCGTTGCCGAAGGCGAAGCCGTTCTGGCCCTGGAAGGCGTAGAAGTCCTCCAGGCGCAGCTCCTCGTGGCTGGTGGGGATGACGAAGCGGTCCTCGTAGTTGGCAATGGCCAGGTAGCGGTACATCTCCTTGGCGGTCGCCTCGTCGAGGCCGGCGGCCTCCAGGGCGCGGGTGTCGGCCTGGCCCTCCACGTGCACCGAGCGCATGTAGCTGCGCATGGCGATGAGCCGGTTCAGGGCGCTGACGATGGGCGCCTCCTGGCCGGCGGTGAGCAGGTTGGCCAAGTACTTCACCGGCAGGCGCAGGGCGTCGGCGCGCGGGATGACCCCGTCCGGCCCGGTCGGCAGGGCGCCCTGGTCGATCTGCGACTGCACCGGCGACAGCGGCGGCACGTACCAGACCATGGGCAGGGTGCGGAACTCGGGGTGCATCGGGAAGGCGATCTTCCAGTCGATGGCCATCTTGTAGATGGGCGAGCGCTGGGCGGCCTCGATCCAGGAATCCGGCACGCCGTCGGCGCGCGCCTGGGCGATCACCGCCGGATCGTTGGGGTCGAGGAAGATGTCCATCTGCGCCTTGTAGAGGTCCTGGACGCTGTCCTGGCTGGCGGTGTCCAGGATGCGGTCGGCGTCGTAGAGGACGATGCCGTTGTAGCGGATGCGCCCGACGCAGGATTCGGAGCAGACCGTGGGCAGGCCCGATTCCACGCGCGGATAGCAGCCGATGCACTTCTCGGCCTTGCCGGACTCCCAGTTGTAGAACACCTTCTTGTAGGGGCAGCCGCTGATGCACATGCGCCAGCCGCGGCACTTGTCCTGGTCCACCAGCACGATGCCGTCTTCCTCGCGCTTGTAGACCGAGCCCGAGGGACAGGCCGCCACGCAGGCCGGATTCAGGCAGTGATTGCAGATGCGCGGCAGGTACATGTGGAAGGTGTTCTCGAACTCGGCGTAGATCTGCTTCTGGATCTTGTCGAAGTTCTTGTCGGCCGCGCGCTTCTCGAACTCGCCGGCGAGGTCGTCCTCCCAGTTGGGTCCCCAGGTGACCTTCTCCATGCGGCTGCCGTCGATCTGCGACAGGGGCCGCGCCGTGGGCGCCGCCTCGGACAGGGGCGCCGTCTGCAGGTGGGCGTAGTCGTAGGTGAAGGGCTCGTAGTAGTCGTCGATCTCCGGCAGCTTCGGGTTGTTGAAGATGTTGACCAACTTGCTGGCGCGGCCGCCGGCCTTGAGCTCCAGCTTGCCGTTGCGCTTCTCCCAGCCCCCCTCCCAGATGTCCTGGTTCTCCCACTGCTTGGGATAGCCGATGCCGGGCTTCGACTCGACGTTGTTGAACCAGGCGTATTCGACACCCTTGCGATTGGTCCAGACGTTCTTGCAGGTCACCGAGCAGGTGTGGCAACCGATGCACTTGTCCAGGTTGAACACGAAGGCAAACTGTGCGCGGACTTTCATATCTTTCTCCTGAATTCAAAGGGTGGAGAATGAGCCATGGGGATGGACGAGAGAGTTACCCATGGGGCGTTGCCTCATTCTCCACAAAACTTGCTAGCGGACGCCGGGCGGGTTGAGCGCGGCTTCGCGCTCCGGCGTCAGTCCCCGCTCCAGCCAGTTGACGTCGCGGTCCTCGATCTTGTGCAGCACCACGTACTCGTCGCGCTGCGAACCGACCGTGCCGTAGTAGTTGAAGCTGTAGCTCAGCTGGGCGTAGCCGCCGATCATGTGGGTCGGCTTGACCACCACCCGGGTCACGCTGTTCAAGATGCCGCCGCGCTTGCCCGTGGACGGCGATCCGGGCACGTTCACGATCTTCTCCTGGGCGTGGTACATCATGGCCATGCCGCGCGGGATGCGCTGGCTCACCACCACGCGCGCCACCGTGGCGCCGTTGGCGTTGACCGCTTCCACCCAGTCGTTGTCCTGCAGCCCGATGGAGCGGGCGTCGGCCTCGGCCACCCACACCGTGGGGCCGCCGCGGAACAGGTTCAGCATGCGCAGGTTGTCGTTGTAGGTGCTGTGAATGCCCCACTTGCTGTGCGGCGTGATCCAGTTGAGCACCAAGTGCGGCTTGCCGCGCACCGCCGCCGGGATGCTGCTGTGGGCCCTGAGGTCGACCGGCGGGCGGTAGGCGCAGAAGCCCTCGCCGAAGTCCAGCATCCATTCGTGGTCCTGGTAGAACTGGGCGCGCCCGGTCAGCGTGCGGAACGGGATGTGCTCGTGGATGTTGGTGTAGCCGGCGGTGTAGCTCACGTGCTCGGACTCGATGCCGCTCCAGGTGGGCGCCGTGATGATCTTGCGCGGCTGCGCCTGGATGTCGCGGTAGTGGATCTTGTCCTCGCGCCGGCCCTCGCACAGATGCAGGTGGTCGACGCCGGTCTTCTGCGAGAGCCTGGTCCAGGACTTGTGCGCCACCTCGCCGTTGGTCTCGGGCGCCATCAGGAGCACCGTATCGCAGACGTGGATGTCCTCGGCCAGCGAGGGCATGCCCTGGCTGATGCCTTCATCCTGGATGGTGCCGTTGAGGTGCTTGAGCTCCTCGTACTCGGCTTCGGTGTTCCAGTCGATGCCCTTGACGTTGTTGCCGGCCTTGCTCATCAACGGGCCCAGGGCGGTGAATTTCTTGTAGGTGTTGGCGTAGTCGCGCTCCACCAGCTTCAGCAGCGGCAGGGTCTTGCCCGGCACCGGCTCGCACTCGCCCTTCTTCCAGTCCTTGACGCCCAGCGGCTGGGCCAGCTCCATGGGCGAGTCGTGCATCATGGGCACCGCCAGCAGATCCTTGCGGGTGCCGAGGTGCTTGGCCGCCAGCGCCGAGAACTGCCTGGCGATGGTCTTGAAGATCTGCCAGTCGGACTTGGACTCCCAGCCCGGCGTCACCGCCTCGCTCAACGGGTGGATGAAGGGATGCATGTCCGTGGTGTTGAGGTCGTTCTTCTCATACCAGGTGGCGGTCGGCAGGATGATGTCCGAGTAGGCGCCGGTGGAGTTCAGGCGGAAGTTGATGTCCACCAGCAGGTCGAGCTTGGCGATGGGCGCCTCCTCGCGCCAGCGGATTTCCTTGGACTCGCGGCCTTCCGTGCCGTCCGTCATCACGCCGTTCTGGGCGCCCAGCAGATGCTTCAGGAAATACTCGTGGCCCTTGGCGCTGGAGCCCAGCAGATTGGCGCGCCAGACGAAGAGGTTGCGCGGGAAGTTGGCCGGGTTGTCGATGTCCTCGGATGCGAAGGCCAGCTTGCCGCTCTTGAGCTGCTCCACCACGTACTTGGCCACCCCGGCCTCGTCCTTGGCGCCGGCCTTTTCCGCCGCGGCGACGATCTCCAGGGGATTGCGGTCGAAGTGCGGGGCCGAGGGCAGCCAGCCCAGCCGCTGAGACACCACGTTGTAGTCGCCCAGGCTATAGCCCCGGTACTTGCCCTTGGCCGTGTCGGCCAGGAGCTCGTCGGCGGCCACGCGCTCGTAGCGCCACTGGTCGGTATGGAAGTAGAAGAAGGTGGTGCCGTTCATGGTGCGCGACGGCCGGTGCCAGTCCTGGGCGAAGGCCACCGGCGCCCAGCCGGCCTGCGGCCGCAGCTTCTCCTGGCCCACGTAGTGCGCCCAGCCGCCGCCGCTCTGACCCACGCAGCCGCACAGGTGCAGCAGGTTCATGATGGCGCGGTAGTTCATGTCGTTGTGGAACCAGTGGTTGATCGCCGCGCCCAGGATGACCATGGACTTGCCCTGGGTCTTGGCGGCGTTGTCGGCGAACTCGCGGCCGGTGCGGATCACGTCGGCGCGCTTGACGCCGGTGATCTTCTCCTGCCATGCCGGGGTGTAGGGCACCCGGGCGTCGTCGTAGGAACTGGCCACGTTCTCCCCGCCCAGACCGCGGTCCAGGCCGTACTGGGCCACCTGCAGGTCGAAGACCGAGGCGACGTAGGCTTCCTCGCCGCCGGCCAGCCGGATCCGGCGCACCGGCACATTGCGGTAGAGGAGCGAGGACTCGCCCGGCGTGAAGTGCGGGAAGCCGACCGGCACCACCGCGTCATGGTGCTCGATGCAGGACAGCTCCGCCCGGATCGCGGACTGGTCGGCGGCGTTCTTGGGCAGCAGGTTCCACTTGCCCTCCTCGCCCCAGCGGTAGCCGATGGAGCCGTTGGGCGCCACGAAGGCTCCGCTCACTTCGTCATAGACGATGGTCTTCCACTCGGGATTGTTGGCTTCGCCGAGCTGGCCGTCGAAGTCGGAAGCGCGCAGGAAACGGTCGCTGGCGTAGCCTTGGCCGTGCGGGCGCAGGATCACCTGCATGGGCAGGTCGGTGTAGGTGCGGGCGTAGTCCAGGAAATAGGGTTCCTGGCGCTCGAGGAAGAACTCCCTGAGCACCACGTGGCCCATGGCCATGAAGACGGCGGCGTCCGTGCCCTGGCGCACCGGCATCCACAGATCGGCGAACTTCACGTACTCGGCGTAATCCGGGGCCATGGACACCACCTTGGCGCCCTTGTAGCGCACTTCCGAGTAGAAGTGGGCGTCCGGGGTGCGGGTCATGGGCAGGTTGGCGCCGCAGACGATGAGATAGGTGGAGTTGTACCAGTCGGCCGCTTCCGGCACGTCGGTCTGCTCGCCCCAGACCTGCGGGCTCGAAGGCGGCAGGTCGCAGTACCAGTCGTAGAAGGACAGCGGCACGCCGCCGATCAGCGACAGGTAGCGCGAGCCCGCCGCATAGCTGATCATGGACATGGCCGGGATCGGCGAGAAGCCGATCACCCGGTCCGGGCCGTGCTGCTTGATAGTGTGGACGTTGGCGGCGGCGATCAGCTCCGTCACCTCGTCCCAGTTGCTGCGCACGAACCCGCCCAGGCCGCGCACGGCGGTGTACTGCTTGCGCTTGGCCGGATCGGCCTGGATGGCGGCCCAGGCTTCCACCGGGTCCTTGCCGGCGGCGCGCTCGGCGCGGTAGAGCTCCAGCAGGCGGCCGCGGATCATGGGGTGCTTGATCCGGTGGGGGCTGTACAGGTACCAGGAGTAGCTGGCGCCGCGCTGGCAACCGCGCGGCTCGTGGTTGGGCATGTCCGGACGGGTGCGCGGATAATCGGTCTGCTGGATCTCGAAGGCCACCAAACCGTTCTTGACGTGAATTTTCCAGCTGCAGCCGCCCGTACAGTTCACCCCGTGGGTGGAGCGCACCACCTTGTCGAATTGCCAGCGCCGCCGGTAGGCATCCTCCCATTGCCGGTCCTCGCTGGTCACGATCCCGTGTCCCTTGGAGAACGTGTCCTGGACCTTGTTGAAAAACTTCAGACGATCGATAAAGTGGCTCATATTGCCTCCAAGTCAGCCCCTGATCGGCATTTCAGAATCTTCTGATGCCTTTGTCGGTTGTTATCACACCACGAAGCGGGGCGACGGTTGTTGATGTATGTCAAAAAAGCCCGATTCGCTTCCGGTCCGTCCACGCGCGCGCTCATCCCCTTTGGCGCGCGGACGGACGCGGGGCGCGGCCGCGAATGCGCGACCGCGCCCCGGATGCCCCTCAGCTCGGCATTTCCGCGTTCTTGCGCGAATAGAACCACCAGGTAATCAGCAGGCAGCTCACGTAGAAGGCGATGAAGACGTAGAGTGCCGCCTGCGGGCCGCCGGTCATGGCCATGGAGGTGCCGAAGCCCTTGGGGATGAAAAAGGCCCCGTAGGCGCCCACCGCCGAGCTGAAGCCGAGCACCGCGGCCGCCTCCCGGTTGGCGTCCTTGACCGCCTGCTCCTCGGCGGCCCGCCCCTTGCCGGCCGCGGCGCGCTGGTGATGGGTGGTGAAGATCACCGGGATCATGCGGAAGGTGGAGGCGTTGCCCACGCCGCTGGCGGCGAAGAGCACCATGAACATGGCGAAGAACATCCAGAAATTGCCGCCGGCGCCGTCATGGGGCAGGAAGGCCAGCACGCCGAACACCGCCAGCGCCATCACGATGAAGGTCCAGAAGGTCACCACCGCGCCGCCCAGCTTGTCGGAGATCCAGCCGCCGGCCACCCGCGCCAAGGCGCCGATCAGCGGCCCCAGGAAAGCGTACTGGGTCGGATTCACGTCGGGAAACTGGGTCTTGGTGAAGAGCGGGAAGCCCGCGGAGTAGCCGATGAAGGAGCCGAAGGTGCCGATGTAGAGCCAGCACATCAGCCAATTGTGCTTGCGCTTGAAGATCACCGCCTGCTCGGCGAAGGAGGCCTTGGCGGCATCCAGGTCGTGCATGCCGAACCAGGCGGCCAGGGTCGCCAGCGCGATGAAGGGCACCCAGATGAAGCCGGCGTTCTGCAGCCACATGTCCTTGCTCACGCCGTCCTTGAGCCAAGTCTGCGAGTCGCCGCCCAGGGCGCCGAACACCCCGGCCGTGATCACCAGCGGCACCAGGAACTGCATGGCGCTCACCCCCAGGTTGCCGAGCCCGGCGTTGAGGCCCAAGGCCGTGCCCTTCTCCGCCTTGGGGAAGAAAAAGCTGATGTTGGCCATGCTGGAGGCGAAGTTGCCGCCGCCGAAGCCGCTCAGGATGGCGAGCAGCACCATGGTGCTGTAGGGCGTGTCCGGGTTCTGCACGGCGAAGCCGATGCCCAGGGCCGGGATCAGCAGCGAGGCGGTGCTCAGGGTGGTCCACTTGCGCCCGCCGAAGATCGGCACCATGAACGAGTAGAAGATGCGCAGGGTGGCCCCCGACAGGCCGGGCAGCGCTGCCAGCCAGAAGAGTTGGTTGTTGTCGTACTTGAAGCCGACGTTGGGCAGGTTCACCACCACCATGCTCCACACCATCCACACCGCGAAGGCGAGGAACAGGGCCGGAATGGAGATCCACAGGTTGCGCCGGGCGATCGCCTTGCCCTCCGCTTTCCAGAAGAGCTGGTCTTCCGGATTCCAACGGGTTAATACATGGGCTGCCATGACTTCCTCCTTTCACTCAGGGTGGGTTCAGCCGTAATGCTCACACTCGTTGCGCCACGGCGCCGGCGACCGGACTCGGCTTCCGGCCCTCCTTGCGCGCGGGCACGATTTCGGTCCAGTACATCCACACCAGGGACACCAGGGTGATGCCCCACAGCAGCATGAAGATGCTGGAATTGACGCCGGTGAAGTCCAGCAGCACGCCGAACATGATGGGCAGCAGGAAGCCGCCCAGGCCGCCGGCCAGGCCGACCACGCCGGACACCACGCCCATGTTCTGCTTGTAATCGTCGGCGATGTATTTGAAGACCGAGGCCTTGCCGATGGCCCAGGCCGTGCCCATGACGAACATGATCACGGTGAACACCGGCGGCGTGAGGCCGATGGCGAAGTGCATCTCGCCGTGCTGGGTGCGGACGGTCAGCTCGGTTTGCGGATAGGCCAGGAAAAAGAGGCACACCCAGGAGACGAGCAGCACCCACCAGGTGACCGGGTGCGCGCCCCACTTGTCCGACAGCCAGCCGCCGAAGGCGCGCAGCACGCCGCCCGGCAGCGAGAAGGCCGCCGCCAGCAGCGCCGCCGTTTTCAGATCGAATCCGTATTCGGCGACGTAGTACTTGGTCATCCACAGGGCCAGCGCCACGTAGCCGCCGAAGACCAGGGAATAATATTGGGAGTACTTCCAGACCTTGGGATCGCGCAGGGCGAGCAGCTGGTCCCGGAAGGTCACGTGCCGGGGCGCGCAATGCGCCGGGTCGGAGTAGGTCAGGAACCAGAACAACAATGCCACGACGAGCATGGCGGCGGCGTAGACGGTCGGCACCATGGTCCAGCCGTAGGCCACCACGATGGACGGCGCCACGAACTTGGTCAGCGCCGCGCCGGCGTTGCCGGCGCCGAAGATGCCCATGGCCAGGCCCTGGCGCGTCTTGCCGAACCAATGGGCCACGTAGCTGATGCCTACCGAGAAGGCGCCGCCGGCCAACCCCACGAAGAGCCCCAGCAGCAGAAACTGCCAGTACTGTGTTGCCCGCCCAACAAGATAAATGGGTATGATTGTCCCTAACATGACCGCAAAAAAAACGCTGCGGCCGCCGAGCTTGTCGGTCAGCATGCCGAGCGGCAGGCGCACCAGGGCGCCGGTCAGGATCGGGGTGGCGGCCAGCAGGCCGAACTGGGTCTCGTTGAGTCCGAGCTGCTCTTTGATCGGGATGCCGATGATGGAGAACATGACCCACACGGCGAAACACGTGGTGAAGGCCACGGTGCTCATCGTCAGGACCGACATCTGTTTGTAGCGTTGACTTGCCATGGCGCGCCTCCCGTCCTCCTGATTGAAGGGCTTGACCGACGCGCTCAAGGTGACATGAAGCAAGGGCCGGAACCTTGATGCAAGTCAAAAAAAACGCTTTTCAGGGGGCCGGGCCGGCGGGCGGAATCCGTGTTTTTTTGACCTTGATCAAGGCCGGTGGACGCGGCCGCACCAGACAATGCCGATACAGAGCCGGCCTCCGGGCCGGGACACACCCTGACCCACAGGAGGTGCGCCGTGCCCCATGCGTCCCAGGTGCTGAGCTTTGACGAGCACAGCC contains:
- a CDS encoding nitrate reductase subunit alpha, producing the protein MSHFIDRLKFFNKVQDTFSKGHGIVTSEDRQWEDAYRRRWQFDKVVRSTHGVNCTGGCSWKIHVKNGLVAFEIQQTDYPRTRPDMPNHEPRGCQRGASYSWYLYSPHRIKHPMIRGRLLELYRAERAAGKDPVEAWAAIQADPAKRKQYTAVRGLGGFVRSNWDEVTELIAAANVHTIKQHGPDRVIGFSPIPAMSMISYAAGSRYLSLIGGVPLSFYDWYCDLPPSSPQVWGEQTDVPEAADWYNSTYLIVCGANLPMTRTPDAHFYSEVRYKGAKVVSMAPDYAEYVKFADLWMPVRQGTDAAVFMAMGHVVLREFFLERQEPYFLDYARTYTDLPMQVILRPHGQGYASDRFLRASDFDGQLGEANNPEWKTIVYDEVSGAFVAPNGSIGYRWGEEGKWNLLPKNAADQSAIRAELSCIEHHDAVVPVGFPHFTPGESSLLYRNVPVRRIRLAGGEEAYVASVFDLQVAQYGLDRGLGGENVASSYDDARVPYTPAWQEKITGVKRADVIRTGREFADNAAKTQGKSMVILGAAINHWFHNDMNYRAIMNLLHLCGCVGQSGGGWAHYVGQEKLRPQAGWAPVAFAQDWHRPSRTMNGTTFFYFHTDQWRYERVAADELLADTAKGKYRGYSLGDYNVVSQRLGWLPSAPHFDRNPLEIVAAAEKAGAKDEAGVAKYVVEQLKSGKLAFASEDIDNPANFPRNLFVWRANLLGSSAKGHEYFLKHLLGAQNGVMTDGTEGRESKEIRWREEAPIAKLDLLVDINFRLNSTGAYSDIILPTATWYEKNDLNTTDMHPFIHPLSEAVTPGWESKSDWQIFKTIARQFSALAAKHLGTRKDLLAVPMMHDSPMELAQPLGVKDWKKGECEPVPGKTLPLLKLVERDYANTYKKFTALGPLMSKAGNNVKGIDWNTEAEYEELKHLNGTIQDEGISQGMPSLAEDIHVCDTVLLMAPETNGEVAHKSWTRLSQKTGVDHLHLCEGRREDKIHYRDIQAQPRKIITAPTWSGIESEHVSYTAGYTNIHEHIPFRTLTGRAQFYQDHEWMLDFGEGFCAYRPPVDLRAHSSIPAAVRGKPHLVLNWITPHSKWGIHSTYNDNLRMLNLFRGGPTVWVAEADARSIGLQDNDWVEAVNANGATVARVVVSQRIPRGMAMMYHAQEKIVNVPGSPSTGKRGGILNSVTRVVVKPTHMIGGYAQLSYSFNYYGTVGSQRDEYVVLHKIEDRDVNWLERGLTPEREAALNPPGVR
- a CDS encoding NarK family nitrate/nitrite MFS transporter, producing MAAHVLTRWNPEDQLFWKAEGKAIARRNLWISIPALFLAFAVWMVWSMVVVNLPNVGFKYDNNQLFWLAALPGLSGATLRIFYSFMVPIFGGRKWTTLSTASLLIPALGIGFAVQNPDTPYSTMVLLAILSGFGGGNFASSMANISFFFPKAEKGTALGLNAGLGNLGVSAMQFLVPLVITAGVFGALGGDSQTWLKDGVSKDMWLQNAGFIWVPFIALATLAAWFGMHDLDAAKASFAEQAVIFKRKHNWLMCWLYIGTFGSFIGYSAGFPLFTKTQFPDVNPTQYAFLGPLIGALARVAGGWISDKLGGAVVTFWTFIVMALAVFGVLAFLPHDGAGGNFWMFFAMFMVLFAASGVGNASTFRMIPVIFTTHHQRAAAGKGRAAEEQAVKDANREAAAVLGFSSAVGAYGAFFIPKGFGTSMAMTGGPQAALYVFIAFYVSCLLITWWFYSRKNAEMPS
- a CDS encoding MFS transporter; protein product: MASQRYKQMSVLTMSTVAFTTCFAVWVMFSIIGIPIKEQLGLNETQFGLLAATPILTGALVRLPLGMLTDKLGGRSVFFAVMLGTIIPIYLVGRATQYWQFLLLGLFVGLAGGAFSVGISYVAHWFGKTRQGLAMGIFGAGNAGAALTKFVAPSIVVAYGWTMVPTVYAAAMLVVALLFWFLTYSDPAHCAPRHVTFRDQLLALRDPKVWKYSQYYSLVFGGYVALALWMTKYYVAEYGFDLKTAALLAAAFSLPGGVLRAFGGWLSDKWGAHPVTWWVLLVSWVCLFFLAYPQTELTVRTQHGEMHFAIGLTPPVFTVIMFVMGTAWAIGKASVFKYIADDYKQNMGVVSGVVGLAGGLGGFLLPIMFGVLLDFTGVNSSIFMLLWGITLVSLVWMYWTEIVPARKEGRKPSPVAGAVAQRV